A single Cellulomonas sp. SLBN-39 DNA region contains:
- a CDS encoding epoxide hydrolase N-terminal domain-containing protein, with amino-acid sequence MHLLHVRSPEPDALALVLTHGWPSSVVELLDVVGPLADPRAHGSPEAAIDRDVLPRGPSVRRRCPTWWSRT; translated from the coding sequence GTGCACCTCCTGCACGTGCGCTCACCCGAGCCTGACGCGCTCGCGCTCGTCCTGACCCACGGGTGGCCGAGCTCGGTGGTGGAGCTCCTCGACGTCGTCGGCCCGTTGGCCGACCCGCGGGCGCACGGGTCGCCGGAGGCTGCGATCGACCGTGATGTGCTGCCCCGGGGGCCTTCTGTGCGTCGGAGGTGCCCGACCTGGTGGTCGCGGACCTGA
- a CDS encoding M23 family metallopeptidase: protein MSHRTHRLVRAATAAAAALAVVLPAVVAGPALADDLENRRTQTEQKIAEADERAGELAAALEDLEGELADTVAELAEIEAQMPAAQERLDAAVAAAQEAQRLADEYALRLQDAEAEEVEVAEQIDVDRSREDEVRATIGQMAREAYRGGRDVSGMSVMLDAQSSEEFVERYGLVSTAMRTQAQVLGDLQTLVAENENAQVRLAAVREKVAELKAEADAALAQAQQREQEAAEAKAELEDLQEQQTAKLASIEDQKAEAEAQVKAQERARSSLASDLAKIVQEQREQREAAADAGSGGSGGGSAQPPAAPAGAMFANPTAHSPIYVTSEYGMRLHPVLGYYRMHAGIDLRDRCGEPVYAGRSGTVQWARFRSGYGNQVMIDHGWVNGSSLMSSYNHMSVFTVGAGSTVSAGQLIGYAGNTGTSAACHLHFEVYINGATVNPRSYLGL, encoded by the coding sequence ATGAGCCACCGCACGCACCGCCTGGTCCGGGCCGCCACCGCCGCGGCCGCCGCTCTGGCCGTGGTCCTGCCTGCCGTCGTCGCCGGGCCCGCGCTGGCGGACGACCTGGAGAACAGGCGCACGCAGACCGAGCAGAAGATCGCCGAGGCCGACGAGCGCGCGGGCGAGCTGGCCGCGGCGCTCGAGGACCTCGAGGGCGAGCTGGCCGACACGGTGGCCGAGCTCGCCGAGATCGAGGCGCAGATGCCGGCCGCGCAGGAGCGCCTCGACGCCGCGGTCGCCGCTGCGCAGGAGGCCCAGCGCCTGGCGGACGAGTACGCGCTCCGGCTGCAGGACGCCGAGGCTGAGGAGGTCGAGGTCGCCGAGCAGATCGACGTCGACCGGTCCCGTGAGGACGAGGTGCGCGCGACCATCGGGCAGATGGCCCGCGAGGCGTACCGCGGCGGCCGGGACGTCTCCGGCATGAGCGTGATGCTCGACGCGCAGAGCTCGGAGGAGTTCGTCGAGCGGTACGGGCTGGTGTCCACCGCGATGCGCACGCAGGCGCAGGTCCTCGGCGACCTGCAGACGCTCGTCGCGGAGAACGAGAACGCCCAGGTCCGGCTCGCGGCCGTCCGCGAGAAGGTCGCCGAGCTCAAGGCCGAGGCCGACGCGGCGCTCGCGCAGGCGCAGCAGCGCGAGCAGGAGGCCGCCGAGGCCAAGGCCGAGCTGGAGGACCTGCAGGAGCAGCAGACCGCGAAGCTCGCGTCGATCGAGGACCAGAAGGCCGAGGCGGAGGCTCAGGTCAAGGCTCAGGAGCGGGCCCGGTCGAGCCTCGCGTCGGACCTGGCGAAGATCGTCCAGGAGCAGCGGGAGCAGCGCGAGGCCGCTGCCGACGCCGGCTCGGGCGGGTCCGGCGGGGGCTCGGCGCAGCCGCCCGCGGCACCGGCGGGCGCGATGTTCGCCAACCCGACCGCGCACAGCCCGATCTACGTGACGTCGGAGTACGGGATGCGCCTGCACCCCGTGCTCGGGTACTACCGCATGCACGCGGGCATCGACCTGCGCGACCGGTGCGGGGAGCCCGTGTACGCCGGCCGCTCCGGCACGGTGCAGTGGGCCCGGTTCCGCAGCGGGTACGGCAACCAGGTGATGATCGACCACGGCTGGGTCAACGGCTCGTCGCTCATGTCGAGCTACAACCACATGTCGGTGTTCACGGTGGGCGCGGGCTCGACCGTCAGCGCCGGCCAGCTCATCGGGTACGCCGGCAACACCGGGACGTCGGCCGCGTGCCACCTGCACTTCGAGGTGTACATCAACGGCGCCACCGTGAACCCGCGCTCGTACCTGGGCCTCTGA
- the ftsX gene encoding permease-like cell division protein FtsX: MRFQFILSEIGIGLRRNLSMTISVVLVTFVSLTFLGSAALLQAQIGKMKDDWYDKVEVSVFLCPAGSPEPTCAGGEVTQDQRQEILAALEAPEVAPFVEQIYTESKEEAYEAFQEQFGDQFWASAATADDMNSSYRIKLTDPEQYQVVADVVSGRPGVEAVEDQRRLFDNLFLVLDRATWAAGGLAAIMLLAAVLLITTTIRLSAMSRRRETGIMRLVGASTLFIQLPFMLEGALAATVGAALAIGGLWLGVQYLVTDWLGESVTWIPYVGTSDVVAVAPWLVVVAIALAAVSSIVTLSRYTKV; this comes from the coding sequence GTGCGCTTCCAGTTCATCCTCTCCGAGATCGGCATCGGCCTGCGCCGGAACCTGTCGATGACCATCTCAGTCGTGCTCGTCACCTTCGTCTCGCTGACGTTCCTCGGGTCGGCCGCGCTCCTGCAGGCGCAGATCGGCAAGATGAAGGACGACTGGTACGACAAGGTCGAGGTCTCCGTCTTCCTGTGCCCCGCCGGCTCCCCGGAGCCCACGTGCGCGGGCGGCGAGGTCACGCAGGACCAGAGGCAGGAGATCCTCGCCGCGCTCGAGGCGCCCGAGGTCGCGCCGTTCGTCGAGCAGATCTACACCGAGAGCAAGGAGGAGGCCTACGAGGCCTTCCAGGAGCAGTTCGGCGACCAGTTCTGGGCGTCCGCGGCCACGGCCGACGACATGAACTCCTCCTACCGCATCAAGCTGACCGACCCCGAGCAGTACCAGGTGGTCGCGGACGTCGTCTCCGGGCGGCCCGGCGTCGAGGCGGTCGAGGACCAGCGCCGGCTCTTCGACAACCTCTTCCTCGTGCTGGACCGGGCCACGTGGGCGGCCGGCGGGCTCGCGGCGATCATGCTGCTGGCCGCGGTGCTCCTCATCACCACCACCATCCGCCTGTCCGCGATGAGCCGGCGCCGCGAGACCGGGATCATGCGCCTGGTCGGGGCGTCGACCCTGTTCATCCAGCTGCCGTTCATGCTCGAGGGCGCCCTCGCGGCGACCGTCGGTGCCGCGCTCGCCATCGGCGGGCTGTGGCTCGGGGTGCAGTACCTCGTCACCGACTGGCTCGGGGAGTCCGTCACCTGGATCCCGTACGTCGGCACGTCGGACGTGGTCGCGGTCGCCCCGTGGCTCGTCGTCGTGGCGATCGCCCTCGCCGCCGTCTCCTCGATCGTGACGCTGAGCCGCTACACGAAGGTCTGA
- a CDS encoding LacI family DNA-binding transcriptional regulator yields MTLQTVADRVGVSRMTVSNAFSRPDQLSAALREQVLAAAAELGYVGPDPAARALARRSVGAVGVVLTDSLGEAFLDPVASAFFGALAEELAPTGLAVTLIPATPVGGHVPARDLALDAAVLYACAGDSEAVEWLSRRRLPLVFVDQEPRPGSAGVLLDERSGGRLAVEHLLALGHRDVVVLTMNSERAAPGWAADPRTAGSNDVARHRTAGAVDALEAAGLAARVYEVVDNRDHLTLPGAQEILADPHRPTAVVCFSDLMAATLVRAAQDAGVDVPGDLSVVGFDDTVLAQTLRPALTTLRQDFATKGRLAAQALTAAIARARTDAPSGTPAPEPPTTVTVPVELVVRDSTAPPRR; encoded by the coding sequence GTGACGCTGCAGACGGTCGCCGACCGTGTCGGCGTCAGCCGCATGACGGTGTCGAACGCGTTCTCCCGGCCCGACCAGCTCTCGGCCGCGCTGCGCGAGCAGGTCCTCGCCGCGGCGGCCGAGCTCGGGTACGTCGGACCAGACCCCGCGGCGCGGGCGCTGGCACGGCGGTCCGTCGGGGCCGTGGGCGTCGTGCTCACGGACTCGCTCGGCGAGGCGTTCCTCGACCCCGTCGCCTCCGCGTTCTTCGGCGCGCTCGCCGAGGAGCTCGCGCCGACCGGGCTGGCCGTGACGCTCATCCCCGCGACGCCCGTCGGCGGGCACGTGCCGGCGCGCGACCTGGCCCTCGACGCCGCGGTGCTCTACGCGTGCGCAGGCGACTCGGAGGCCGTCGAGTGGCTGAGCCGGCGGCGGCTGCCCCTCGTGTTCGTCGACCAGGAGCCGCGCCCCGGCAGCGCGGGCGTGCTGCTCGACGAGCGCAGCGGCGGACGCCTGGCGGTCGAGCACCTGCTCGCGCTGGGGCACCGCGACGTCGTGGTCCTGACGATGAACAGCGAGCGTGCCGCACCCGGCTGGGCCGCCGACCCGCGCACGGCGGGCTCGAACGACGTCGCCCGGCACCGCACGGCCGGGGCGGTGGACGCGCTGGAGGCCGCGGGGCTGGCGGCCCGCGTCTACGAGGTCGTCGACAACCGCGACCACCTCACGCTGCCCGGGGCTCAGGAGATCCTCGCCGACCCGCACCGCCCGACGGCGGTCGTGTGCTTCTCCGACCTGATGGCCGCGACCCTGGTGCGGGCCGCGCAGGACGCTGGCGTCGACGTGCCCGGCGACCTGTCGGTCGTCGGCTTCGACGACACCGTGCTGGCGCAGACGCTGCGCCCCGCGCTGACGACGCTGCGCCAGGACTTCGCCACCAAGGGCCGGCTGGCCGCCCAGGCCCTGACGGCCGCGATCGCCCGCGCCCGCACGGACGCACCCTCGGGCACGCCCGCGCCCGAGCCACCCACGACCGTCACCGTCCCGGTCGAGCTCGTCGTGCGCGACAGCACCGCTCCCCCGCGCCGCTGA
- the prfB gene encoding peptide chain release factor 2, with product MATTDFPAEIRALRTTLESIQAVSDPTALEAKIALLSEQASAPDLWDDPDSAQKVTSALSATQAELDRVNRLGGRIDDLETLVEMAAEENDADALEEADAELVGIRKDMRELEVRTLLNGEYDAREAVVTIRAGAGGVDAADFAEMLLRMYLRWAERHGYPASVMDTSYAEEAGLKSATFEVKVPYAFGHLSVEAGTHRLVRISPFDNQGRRQTSFAAVEVVPLIEQTDSVEIPESEIKVDVFRSSGPGGQSVNTTDSAVRMTHIPTGIVVSMQNEKSQIQNRAAALRVLQSRLLLQRQEEERAAKKEMAGDIKASWGDQMRSYVLQPYQMVKDLRTEHEVGNPSAVFDGDIDDFLEAGIRWRRGLQAAADS from the coding sequence GTGGCCACCACCGACTTCCCCGCCGAGATCCGCGCCCTGCGCACGACCCTGGAGTCCATCCAGGCCGTGAGCGACCCCACCGCCCTCGAGGCGAAGATCGCGCTGCTCTCCGAGCAGGCCTCCGCCCCCGACCTGTGGGACGACCCGGACAGCGCGCAGAAGGTCACGAGCGCCCTGTCGGCCACCCAGGCCGAGCTCGACCGGGTCAACCGGCTCGGCGGGCGCATCGACGACCTCGAGACCCTCGTCGAGATGGCCGCGGAGGAGAACGACGCGGACGCGCTCGAGGAGGCCGACGCCGAGCTCGTCGGGATCCGCAAGGACATGCGCGAGCTCGAGGTCCGCACGCTGCTCAACGGCGAGTACGACGCCCGCGAGGCCGTCGTGACGATCCGCGCCGGCGCGGGCGGGGTCGACGCCGCCGACTTCGCCGAGATGCTGCTGCGCATGTACCTGCGCTGGGCCGAGCGCCACGGCTACCCGGCCAGCGTCATGGACACCAGCTACGCCGAGGAGGCGGGCCTGAAGAGCGCGACCTTCGAGGTCAAGGTGCCGTACGCGTTCGGGCACCTGTCCGTCGAGGCCGGCACTCACCGCCTCGTCCGGATCTCGCCGTTCGACAACCAGGGCCGGCGCCAGACGTCGTTCGCCGCGGTCGAGGTGGTCCCGCTCATCGAGCAGACCGACTCCGTCGAGATCCCCGAGTCCGAGATCAAGGTCGACGTGTTCCGCTCGTCGGGCCCCGGCGGGCAGTCGGTCAACACCACCGACTCCGCGGTCCGGATGACGCACATCCCCACCGGCATCGTCGTGTCGATGCAGAACGAGAAGTCGCAGATCCAGAACCGCGCCGCCGCGCTGCGCGTGCTCCAGTCCCGGCTGCTGCTGCAGCGCCAGGAGGAGGAGCGCGCGGCCAAGAAGGAGATGGCCGGCGACATCAAGGCGTCCTGGGGCGACCAGATGCGCTCGTACGTGCTCCAGCCGTACCAGATGGTCAAGGACCTGCGCACCGAGCACGAGGTCGGCAACCCGTCGGCGGTCTTCGACGGCGACATCGACGACTTCCTCGAGGCCGGGATCCGCTGGCGCCGAGGGCTGCAGGCGGCGGCCGACTCCTGA
- a CDS encoding methyl-accepting chemotaxis protein, giving the protein MSTSRPHDVARRRNLLTDRPVAVKIGAALGVLALVAVTMAVLAITSVRSLSAGQNALYTEHVEPLDLLSDVQRNFQGTRNRVNALAFVAPEERADKAAEIAEREADLGDLLTQYAPFAVSGERVEEIRAASDRYHEIALTTWLDAVVEAPETLPTLYDDTVYPVSDEVLELVSAEAGEHAEVSAVLDAEGTAAAASTQVVLVVALLVGLALAGAIATFVVRGITATVREVGASLAALGRGDLTVAPRVRNDDELGRMAGSLTTSLANLRSTMTAVHETSDAVAAASEELSASNAQVAKGSAETSSQADVVAAAAEEVSRNVQAVAAGAEQMGASIREIAQNANEAARVATQATGVVATTNDTVAQLGTSSQEIGNVVKVITSIAEQTNLLALNATIEAARAGEAGKGFAVVAGEVKELAQETARATEDIARRVEAIQGDTQSAVAAIGQISDIIASINDYQMTIASAVEEQTATTNEMSRGVGETAAGSVEIAVNITGVATSASTTSEVTGQMGSATVDLARMAQDLRTRIGSFTF; this is encoded by the coding sequence ATGAGCACCTCGCGGCCCCACGACGTCGCACGACGTCGCAACCTGCTGACGGACCGTCCCGTCGCGGTGAAGATCGGGGCTGCGCTCGGCGTGCTGGCGCTCGTGGCCGTCACGATGGCCGTGCTGGCGATCACGAGCGTACGCAGCCTCTCCGCGGGGCAGAACGCCCTCTACACCGAGCACGTCGAGCCCCTGGACCTGCTGTCGGACGTGCAGCGCAACTTCCAGGGCACCCGCAACCGGGTCAACGCCCTCGCGTTCGTCGCCCCCGAGGAGCGTGCCGACAAGGCGGCGGAGATCGCCGAGCGCGAGGCCGACCTCGGGGACCTGCTCACGCAGTACGCGCCCTTCGCCGTCTCGGGCGAGCGCGTCGAGGAGATCCGCGCCGCGTCCGACCGCTACCACGAGATCGCGCTGACGACCTGGCTCGACGCCGTCGTGGAGGCACCCGAGACGCTGCCGACGCTGTACGACGACACGGTCTACCCGGTGTCCGACGAGGTGCTCGAGCTGGTCAGCGCCGAGGCGGGCGAGCACGCCGAGGTGTCCGCCGTCCTCGACGCCGAAGGGACCGCGGCGGCGGCCTCGACGCAGGTCGTCCTGGTCGTCGCCCTCCTCGTGGGGCTCGCGCTGGCCGGTGCGATCGCGACCTTCGTGGTCCGGGGCATCACCGCGACGGTGCGCGAGGTGGGCGCGTCCCTGGCCGCCCTGGGGCGCGGCGACCTGACCGTGGCCCCGCGCGTGCGCAACGACGACGAGCTGGGACGCATGGCCGGCAGCCTGACGACGTCGTTGGCGAACCTTCGCTCGACGATGACCGCCGTCCACGAGACCTCCGACGCGGTCGCCGCGGCCTCGGAGGAGCTCTCCGCGTCGAACGCCCAGGTGGCGAAGGGGTCCGCGGAGACGTCGAGCCAGGCCGACGTGGTCGCGGCGGCGGCCGAGGAGGTGTCGCGCAACGTGCAGGCCGTGGCAGCCGGCGCGGAGCAGATGGGCGCGTCGATCCGGGAGATCGCGCAGAACGCGAACGAGGCGGCGCGCGTGGCCACCCAGGCCACCGGCGTGGTCGCGACGACGAACGACACCGTCGCCCAGCTCGGGACCTCGTCGCAGGAGATCGGGAACGTCGTCAAGGTCATCACGTCGATCGCCGAGCAGACCAACCTGCTGGCCCTCAACGCGACCATCGAGGCCGCGCGCGCCGGGGAGGCCGGCAAGGGCTTCGCGGTCGTCGCCGGCGAGGTCAAGGAGCTCGCCCAGGAGACGGCCCGCGCCACCGAGGACATCGCCCGCCGTGTCGAGGCGATCCAGGGCGACACCCAGAGCGCGGTGGCGGCGATCGGGCAGATCAGCGACATCATCGCCTCGATCAACGACTACCAGATGACCATCGCGTCGGCCGTCGAGGAGCAGACCGCCACGACCAACGAGATGAGCCGCGGCGTCGGCGAGACAGCGGCCGGGTCCGTCGAGATCGCCGTCAACATCACGGGCGTCGCGACCTCTGCGAGCACCACCAGCGAGGTCACCGGTCAGATGGGCTCCGCCACCGTCGACCTGGCCCGCATGGCCCAGGACCTGCGCACCCGCATCGGCTCCTTCACCTTCTGA
- a CDS encoding choice-of-anchor M domain-containing protein: MTTLSPPRRRLTALLAAVAVACSTLALPAAPAVAADGAAPPATTYRVVAGVHTDAVSTFLDGGTLVLGSKADVPEGNGTRMDPADTWFHLEDEAQMQVPDAAAYAFLGAPGTTVWVAPVSNPGTGRLWPGFSTESVPAGAIEGDRTTFTLTGVEGPGAFELFTTSGFGEPQRRWSSADASLRAFTVGRTHMHANWAFGAAGTYRIGVEASVTVDGTVQTASGTYTFVVGDLPEPVATTTTLRPSATATVLGAPVTVEVEVGPATVTGAVELRAGDRLLGHEPVAGGRATFTVADLPVGTTALSGAFVPSVTNLATPSTSAPVDVVVTEEAGGQPFGIAGVGASYAPGDVLTASVVGATLGAGQNFQWRTRPIGSTVAGGVVTSASAATGTLALPLDASHVGYEISVRLRTGTTLVQQSPWVALPVTVVAERPTAEVLTPVPQYMPDRPAIRVGGAPLADGEQYRLVYRYSGSTFWTPIADVTLDGDRMTVTNQWSFAGVFAVQRMRGGVAVAQSEPVTADVRGREVLVEGVQGVYRAGDTLRATGTVYPPRDDLTYQWEYFNDSNGDFDYELLKKGAGPDGLSIELPVEQRFDGGYLNLFAFDPAGTNVGQTSVPLSVTTAAPGEQLFFFQNLGEHYHQGYDVNLQLVADPGLAQGDTIDWEWRWPGTEWVTFPGASGLRHVLTAEQALDGVEVRATLTIAGIEPVVAEPVTILVDDHGSPAVQHVSVTGAADRYAAGQPVELAARVQPGTVLTTYQWFARAPGAAEAEPVPGATGPTYAVTADEAMDGTRISVAVVRPDGGLAYGPSDPVTLTVAGAVAPTVDVTGLAHHYHSGSPVTLTAVATPAGADDTFRWSVQRVDQPRPVVVGTSDAVLELTAEQALDGARVSVERLVDGEVVATSAARTVVVDDHGAAPLQQVTVTGLAARYAVGEDVALDAGVRPASVLDRWEWYVQRAGEDTPALVTDADGARLRFPATAALDGAALVARLTFDDGTPYVESAPVLLTVGTGSTPTPTEPPSPTPTDPADPEPTPTDPADPEPTPTPTPTPTPTPTSTPTPTDPADPEPTPTPTDPAGPTPTPTDPAPAPAKPDAPPVGRSGAELTGPAGGLTLAAGPVRQGQVVTVDLGAEHADAWVATWLFSTPTLLGGDWVQANASGQVAVRIPAGTPPGEHRLAVFAADGTLVGWQAVTVTAATGTTPTTALAQTGGVPAAAWAGLGLLLVGVGAVLVLHRRRAGVRATAG; the protein is encoded by the coding sequence GTGACCACCCTGTCCCCACCGAGGCGGCGCCTGACGGCGCTCCTCGCCGCAGTGGCCGTCGCGTGCAGCACGCTCGCGCTGCCCGCCGCCCCGGCGGTCGCGGCCGACGGTGCCGCGCCACCGGCGACGACCTACCGCGTCGTGGCCGGCGTGCACACCGACGCCGTGTCCACCTTCCTCGACGGCGGGACGCTCGTGCTCGGGTCGAAGGCGGACGTGCCCGAGGGCAACGGCACGCGGATGGATCCCGCGGACACGTGGTTCCACCTCGAGGACGAGGCGCAGATGCAGGTCCCCGACGCGGCGGCGTACGCGTTCCTCGGGGCGCCCGGGACGACGGTGTGGGTCGCGCCCGTGTCCAACCCCGGAACGGGTCGGCTGTGGCCGGGCTTCTCGACGGAGTCCGTGCCGGCCGGCGCCATAGAGGGCGACCGGACCACCTTCACGCTCACCGGCGTCGAGGGTCCCGGGGCGTTCGAGCTGTTCACCACGAGCGGCTTCGGCGAGCCGCAGCGTCGCTGGTCCTCGGCGGACGCGTCGCTGCGCGCGTTCACCGTCGGGCGCACGCACATGCACGCCAACTGGGCGTTCGGGGCCGCGGGCACCTACCGCATCGGCGTCGAGGCGTCCGTCACGGTCGACGGCACCGTCCAGACAGCGTCGGGCACGTACACCTTCGTCGTGGGCGACCTGCCCGAGCCGGTCGCCACCACCACCACGCTCCGGCCGTCCGCGACGGCGACGGTCCTCGGTGCCCCGGTGACCGTCGAGGTCGAGGTCGGCCCCGCGACGGTCACCGGCGCCGTCGAGCTGCGCGCCGGCGACCGCCTGCTCGGCCACGAGCCGGTCGCAGGCGGCCGGGCGACGTTCACCGTCGCCGACCTGCCCGTCGGCACGACCGCGCTGAGCGGCGCGTTCGTCCCGTCCGTGACCAACCTCGCGACGCCCTCGACGTCCGCCCCGGTCGACGTCGTCGTCACCGAGGAGGCCGGCGGTCAGCCGTTCGGCATCGCGGGCGTCGGCGCGTCCTACGCCCCCGGCGACGTGCTCACGGCGTCCGTCGTCGGTGCGACCCTCGGCGCCGGGCAGAACTTCCAGTGGCGGACCCGGCCCATCGGGTCCACGGTCGCCGGCGGCGTCGTGACCAGCGCGTCGGCCGCCACCGGGACGCTGGCCCTCCCGCTCGACGCCTCCCACGTCGGCTACGAGATCTCGGTGCGCCTGCGCACCGGCACCACGCTGGTGCAGCAGTCCCCGTGGGTCGCGCTGCCGGTGACGGTCGTGGCCGAGCGGCCGACGGCCGAGGTGCTCACCCCGGTCCCGCAGTACATGCCGGACCGGCCGGCGATCCGCGTCGGCGGCGCACCGCTCGCCGACGGCGAGCAGTACCGGCTGGTCTACCGCTACTCGGGCTCGACCTTCTGGACGCCGATCGCGGACGTCACGCTCGACGGCGACCGCATGACGGTCACGAACCAGTGGTCGTTCGCCGGTGTGTTCGCCGTGCAGCGCATGCGCGGCGGCGTCGCCGTCGCGCAGTCCGAGCCCGTCACGGCCGACGTCCGCGGGCGCGAGGTCCTCGTCGAGGGCGTGCAGGGCGTCTACCGGGCCGGTGACACGCTGCGCGCGACCGGCACGGTCTACCCACCGCGGGACGACCTGACGTACCAGTGGGAGTACTTCAACGACTCGAACGGGGACTTCGACTACGAGCTGCTGAAGAAGGGCGCCGGCCCGGACGGGTTGAGCATCGAGCTGCCCGTCGAGCAGCGGTTCGACGGCGGCTACCTCAACCTCTTCGCCTTCGACCCCGCCGGCACGAACGTCGGCCAGACGAGCGTCCCGCTCAGCGTCACGACCGCAGCGCCCGGCGAGCAGCTCTTCTTCTTCCAGAACCTCGGCGAGCACTACCACCAGGGCTACGACGTCAACCTGCAGCTCGTCGCCGACCCGGGGCTGGCGCAGGGCGACACGATCGACTGGGAGTGGCGCTGGCCCGGCACCGAGTGGGTCACGTTCCCCGGTGCCTCCGGCCTGCGGCACGTGCTGACCGCCGAGCAGGCGCTGGACGGCGTCGAGGTGCGCGCCACCCTGACCATCGCCGGGATCGAGCCGGTCGTCGCCGAGCCGGTCACGATCCTCGTCGACGACCACGGGTCGCCCGCGGTGCAGCACGTCAGCGTCACGGGCGCCGCCGACCGGTACGCGGCCGGCCAGCCGGTCGAGCTCGCGGCTCGGGTCCAGCCCGGCACCGTGCTGACCACCTACCAGTGGTTCGCCCGGGCGCCGGGTGCGGCCGAGGCCGAGCCCGTCCCGGGTGCGACCGGACCGACGTACGCTGTCACGGCCGACGAGGCGATGGACGGCACGCGGATCAGCGTGGCCGTCGTCCGTCCCGACGGCGGGCTCGCGTACGGGCCGTCCGACCCCGTGACGCTCACCGTCGCCGGCGCGGTCGCCCCGACGGTCGACGTCACCGGCCTCGCGCACCACTATCACTCCGGCTCTCCGGTGACACTCACGGCTGTCGCGACGCCCGCGGGCGCCGACGACACCTTCCGGTGGTCCGTGCAGCGCGTCGACCAGCCCCGGCCGGTGGTCGTCGGTACCTCCGACGCCGTGCTGGAGCTCACAGCCGAGCAGGCGCTCGACGGTGCCCGCGTCTCGGTGGAGCGGCTTGTGGACGGTGAGGTCGTGGCGACGTCCGCGGCCAGGACCGTCGTGGTCGACGACCACGGTGCCGCTCCGCTGCAGCAGGTGACGGTCACCGGGCTGGCGGCGCGGTACGCGGTGGGCGAGGACGTGGCCCTCGACGCGGGCGTCAGGCCGGCCTCGGTGCTGGACCGCTGGGAGTGGTACGTCCAGCGAGCCGGGGAGGACACCCCCGCGCTGGTCACGGACGCCGACGGCGCGCGCCTGCGCTTCCCGGCCACCGCAGCGCTCGACGGGGCGGCACTCGTCGCGCGACTGACGTTCGACGACGGGACCCCTTACGTGGAGTCCGCGCCCGTGCTCCTGACCGTCGGCACCGGCAGCACGCCGACGCCGACCGAGCCACCGAGCCCGACGCCGACGGACCCGGCCGATCCGGAGCCGACGCCGACGGACCCGGCCGATCCGGAGCCGACGCCCACGCCCACGCCGACGCCCACGCCGACGCCGACGTCCACGCCGACGCCGACGGACCCGGCCGACCCGGAGCCGACGCCGACGCCGACGGACCCGGCCGGTCCCACGCCGACGCCGACGGACCCGGCACCGGCTCCGGCGAAGCCGGACGCGCCGCCCGTCGGACGGTCCGGCGCCGAGCTCACCGGCCCGGCCGGTGGTCTGACGCTCGCCGCCGGCCCGGTGCGCCAGGGGCAGGTCGTGACCGTCGACCTGGGGGCCGAGCACGCCGACGCGTGGGTCGCCACGTGGCTGTTCTCCACCCCGACCCTGCTGGGCGGGGACTGGGTGCAGGCGAACGCGTCCGGTCAGGTCGCCGTCCGGATCCCCGCAGGCACGCCGCCGGGCGAGCACCGGCTCGCGGTGTTCGCCGCCGACGGCACCCTCGTCGGCTGGCAGGCGGTGACGGTGACCGCGGCCACGGGGACCACGCCGACGACCGCGCTCGCGCAGACCGGTGGGGTTCCGGCGGCGGCGTGGGCCGGTCTGGGGCTGCTCCTGGTCGGGGTCGGTGCGGTGCTCGTGCTGCACCGACGCCGGGCGGGGGTGCGCGCGACCGCGGGGTGA
- the ftsE gene encoding cell division ATP-binding protein FtsE encodes MIRFENVTKVYARGARPALDQVSLDVERGEFVFLVGASGSGKSTFLRLVLREERASAGRVFVAGKELGTLSSWKVPHLRRQIGAVFQDFRLLPNKSVFENVAFALQVIGKPRHHILTTVPDTLEMVGLAGKEKRRPHELSGGEQQRVAIARAFVNRPSILLADEPTGNLDPTTSLGIMRLLDRINRTGTTVVMATHDDEIVDQMRKRVIELDSGSMVRDQSRGVYGSDR; translated from the coding sequence GTGATCCGGTTCGAGAACGTCACGAAGGTCTACGCACGCGGGGCGCGCCCCGCGCTGGACCAGGTGAGCCTCGACGTCGAGCGCGGTGAGTTCGTCTTCCTCGTCGGGGCGTCGGGGTCGGGCAAGTCGACCTTCCTGCGGCTGGTGCTGCGCGAGGAGCGCGCGTCCGCGGGGCGCGTGTTCGTGGCCGGCAAGGAGCTCGGCACGCTGTCGAGCTGGAAGGTCCCGCACCTGCGCCGCCAGATCGGCGCGGTGTTCCAGGACTTCCGCCTGCTGCCCAACAAGTCGGTGTTCGAGAACGTGGCGTTCGCGCTGCAGGTCATCGGCAAGCCGCGCCACCACATCCTCACCACGGTGCCCGACACCCTGGAGATGGTCGGGCTGGCGGGCAAGGAGAAGCGGCGCCCGCACGAGCTGTCGGGCGGCGAGCAGCAGCGCGTCGCCATCGCCCGCGCGTTCGTGAACCGGCCGTCGATCCTGCTCGCCGACGAGCCCACCGGCAACCTCGACCCGACGACGTCCCTGGGGATCATGCGCCTGCTCGACCGCATCAACCGCACCGGCACCACCGTGGTCATGGCCACGCACGACGACGAGATCGTCGACCAGATGCGCAAGCGCGTGATCGAGCTCGACTCCGGCAGCATGGTGCGCGACCAGTCGCGCGGCGTGTACGGCTCGGACCGCTGA